A stretch of the Myripristis murdjan chromosome 24, fMyrMur1.1, whole genome shotgun sequence genome encodes the following:
- the slc2a12 gene encoding solute carrier family 2, facilitated glucose transporter member 12 gives MMMDASREKSDAALPGNPSYHEPQGNEAQKLVLPKSSGCSWLVVGAAVTASLSGLMLGYEMGLTSGVLLQLRGLLSLSCREQELLVSAHLLGALLICLVGGPFLDRYGRRCSMLLSAALVVGGTVVLIAVTSLAALTLGRIVVGMGTALSGTAACLYIAEISPRERRGLLVTLYELMLVLGVLLGFSCSYAFAALPHGWRYTFGLVIPPALLQMTVLLLLPPSPRFLVAQGKAEQARMVLARLRNGIQEHVEVELRDIQAGLKAEAEHGFWELFSAKANLRSRLLTGVALVFLQQATGQPNILSYASPLLRSVGFNSDAAATLASTGFGVVKVAGTIPAVMFVDRLGPKSFLCLGAVAMALSLATLGAVTLQSQTHLTSLCQSQSGLNQTQKVWDSNSTLPGMDNSYILTTSFPSQWEIEEAEALRWKVLNTNREDDEIGKSGRERTPVEMSSSLKWVSLISLLVYVAAFSISLGPMVYVVLSEIFPTGVRGKAVSVVSAVNWATNLIISMTFLTITESIGVPNVMFLYAAMSFVLLVFIILCVPETKGRTLEQISKELAKKKHFKARFCRWVQPQEKRISSKFTETPANSLLA, from the exons ATGATGATGGACGCCAGCAGAGAGAAGAGCGACGCTGCCCTGCCAGGCAATCCCTCTTACCATGAGCCCCAAGGAAATGAGGCCCAAAAACTGGTGCTGCCAAAAAGCTCAG gctgcagctggCTGGTGGTGGGAGCAGCTGTCACGGCGTCTCTGAGTGGCCTGATGCTTGGCTACGAAATGGGCCTCACTTCTGGGGTCCTGCTTCAGCTGCGGGgtctcctctccctttcctgCCGGGAACAAGAACTTCTGGTCAGCGCCCACTTGCTTGGTGCTCTTCTCATATGCCTGGTGGGAGGCCCCTTTCTGGACCGCTATGGCCGCCGCTGTTCTATGCTCCTGAGCGCTGCCCTGGTGGTTGGCGGGACTGTCGTGCTTATTGCTGTCACCTCGCTAGCTGCGTTGACACTGGGCCGGATTGTCGTCGGCATGGGAACTGCGCTGTCAGGGACAGCAGCATGTCTGTACATTGCAGAGATTTCACCGCGGGAGAGGAGGGGCCTGCTGGTGACGTTGTATGAGCTGATGCTGGTGTTGGGTGTACTGTTGGGGTTCAGCTGTAGTTATGCCTTTGCTGCCTTGCCCCACGGCTGGAGGTATACATTTGGACTAGTGATCCCCCCGGCGCTGCTGCAGATGACTGTACTTCTGCTCCTCCCACCCAGTCCACGCTTCTTGGTGGCCCAGGGCAAAGCCGAGCAGGCCAGAATGGTCTTAGCCAGATTGAGGAATGGAATTCAGGAGCATGTGGAGGTTGAACTCAGAGACATCCAGGCAGGGCTTAAAGCAGAAGCAGAGCATGGTTTCTGGGAGCTGTTTAGTGCCAAAGCCAACCTGCGCTCACGCTTGCTAACAGGTGTGGCCTTGGTGTTTCTCCAGCAAGCAACCGGGCAGCCCAACATCTTGTCTTACGCCTCACCACTCCTCCGCAGCGTTGGCTTCAAcagtgatgctgctgcaacATTGGCCTCCACGGGGTTCGGAGTAGTCAAAGTGGCGGGCACCATCCCTGCTGTGATGTTTGTTGACCGTTTGGGACCCAAGAGCTTCCTGTGTTTGGGTGCTGTCGCTATGGCTTTGTCATTAGCCACACTGGGGGCAGTGACCTTGCAAAGCCAGACCCACCTCACTAGCCTTTGTCAGAGCCAGTCTGGACTAAACCAAACCCAGAAGGTGTGGGATTCAAACAGTACCTTGCCAGGAATGGACAACAGTTACATTTTGACCACTTCCTTCCCCAGCCAGTGGGAAATTGAGGAAGCAGAGGCATTGAGGTGGAAGGTGCTGAACACTAACAGAGAGGATGATGAGATTGGGAAatcaggaagagagaggactCCTGTGGAGATGTCATCCTCACTGAAGTGGGTGTCTTTGATCAGCTTGTTGGTGTACGTGGCAGCCTTCTCCATTAGCCTCGGCCCCA TGGTGTACGTGGTTCTCAGTGAGATCTTTCCCACGGGGGTCAGGGGCAAGGctgtgtctgtggtgtcagcTGTCAACTGGGCCACCAACCTGATCATTTCCATGACCTTCCTCACcattacag AGAGTATTGGCGTTCCTAATGTGATGTTTCTGTATGCTGCGATGAGCTTTGTCCTGCTGGTGTTCATCATCCTCTGTGTCCCTGAGACCAAGGGACGCACACTGGAGCAGATATCCAAGGAACTGGCTAAGAA GAAGCATTTTAAAGCGAGATTCTGTAGGTGGGTTCAGCCCCAGGAGAAGCGGATCAGCAGCAAGTTCACAGAGACTCCAGCCAACAGCTTACTCGCATAA
- the tbpl1 gene encoding TATA box-binding protein-like 1 yields MDSSNDEALDIIVTNVVATFRTRCHLNLRTIALEGTNVIYKPEVGKVLMKLRKPMITASIWSSGKIICTGATSEDESKLGARRLARSLQKLGFKVRFSDYKVVNVLAVCSMPFAVHLIDFTKNNRPIASYEPELHPAATYRIKNLKATVQVFSTGSLTVTGPNVQNVATAVEQVYPLLFECQKPLCN; encoded by the exons ATGGATTCCAGCAATGATGAGGCACTTGACATCATCGTCACCAATGTGGTGGCCACCTTCAGGACCAGGTGCCACCTCAACCTGCGCACCATTGCGCTAGAGGGAACCAATGTCATCTACAAGCCTGAAGTTGGG aaAGTCTTAATGAAGCTCCGCAAGCCTATGATCACAGCCTCGATCTGGTCCTCAGGGAAAATCATCTGCACTGGAGCCACCAG TGAGGATGAATCAAAGCTGGGTGCTCGCAGGTTAGCGCGCTCTTTGCAGAAACTGGGCTTTAAG GTGCGGTTTTCAGACTACAAAGTAGTCAATGTGTTGGCGGTTTGCTCCATGCCTTTTGCAGTCCACCTAATCGACTTCACCAAGAACAACCGACCCATCGCCAG CTATGAACCAGAGCTCCATCCCGCTGCCACGTACAGGATCAAAAATCTCAAGGCCACCGTGCAGGTGTTTTCTACAGGCAGCCTCACTGTTACAG GACCAAATGTGCAGAACGTGGCCACAGCTGTGGAGCAAGTCTACCCACTACTGTTTGAGTGTCAGAAACCCCTCTGCAATTAA